The Flavobacterium sp. 123 genome contains a region encoding:
- a CDS encoding Ig-like domain-containing protein translates to MLKNNFKYIYFLLLLVVVSCAKRGSITGGLKDTIAPVLKASFPKNFSTNFKENEIKLTFDEYIKLKDLKKQLIISPPMKNEPLISPLTSSKYITIKINDTLKPNTTYSFNFGQSVADNNEGNTLNQFKYIFSTGNNIDSLAIGGKIKDAYNKEVESFVSVMLYEVNDTYKDSIVYNETPRYVTNTLDSLKTFRLENIKAGKYLLVAMKDYNNNNKYNPKKDKIGFRKEFITIPNDTIYELELFKETLPFKAFKPNQVSGNRLVMPYEGNLHSANERPKIVLKNKDEIIPTILTQLPKKDSLQIWYKPIKADSLSIEVNKDKYTGTFNFKIKDQKKDSLSIVAKPNAILNFRDRFTLETATPLVNFDKSKIKILTKDSVDVPFTTEYDEFNQKLYLDFKKEPSEKYNFTLLPGALTDFYEKSNDTLRYKLDTKSTTEYGNLNVTLENVKHFPVLVELTNAKGEVITSQYTESNPVITFSLLEPALFSLRAIYDENKNKTYDPGNFLEKKYAEEVIYFSKEIDVRANWDVEQPFDLSIPYIPEKKPKKKTEKKKP, encoded by the coding sequence ATGTTGAAAAACAATTTTAAATATATCTATTTTTTATTATTGCTAGTTGTTGTTAGTTGCGCTAAAAGAGGCAGCATAACTGGCGGATTAAAAGACACTATTGCCCCAGTTTTAAAGGCAAGTTTTCCAAAAAATTTCAGCACAAACTTTAAAGAAAACGAAATTAAATTGACTTTTGATGAATACATCAAACTAAAAGATTTGAAGAAACAACTCATTATTTCACCACCAATGAAAAATGAGCCACTGATTTCGCCTTTGACTTCAAGTAAATATATTACGATAAAAATCAATGATACCTTAAAACCTAACACTACCTATAGTTTTAACTTTGGTCAAAGTGTCGCTGATAATAACGAAGGAAATACTTTAAACCAATTCAAATACATATTTTCAACAGGAAATAACATAGACTCTTTGGCCATTGGCGGAAAAATAAAAGATGCTTACAACAAGGAAGTTGAGTCTTTTGTTTCCGTAATGTTGTATGAGGTGAATGACACTTACAAAGATTCCATAGTATATAATGAAACTCCCAGATATGTAACCAATACATTAGACAGTTTAAAAACATTTAGATTAGAAAACATTAAAGCTGGAAAATACCTTCTGGTTGCCATGAAAGACTACAATAACAATAACAAATACAATCCTAAAAAAGACAAAATAGGCTTTCGCAAAGAATTCATCACCATCCCAAACGACACCATTTACGAACTAGAATTATTCAAAGAAACATTACCTTTCAAAGCATTCAAACCAAATCAGGTTTCTGGAAACAGATTAGTTATGCCTTATGAAGGGAATCTACATTCAGCAAATGAAAGACCAAAGATTGTCTTAAAAAACAAGGACGAAATCATCCCTACAATACTAACGCAATTACCAAAAAAAGATTCCTTACAGATATGGTACAAACCTATAAAAGCAGATTCTCTGAGTATAGAAGTCAACAAAGACAAATACACTGGAACGTTTAATTTTAAAATTAAAGATCAGAAAAAAGACAGCTTAAGTATTGTTGCTAAACCAAATGCGATATTAAATTTCAGAGATCGCTTTACTTTAGAAACTGCAACTCCATTAGTAAATTTTGACAAATCAAAAATAAAAATACTAACTAAAGATTCGGTTGATGTTCCGTTTACTACCGAATACGATGAGTTTAATCAAAAATTATATCTTGATTTCAAAAAAGAGCCTTCCGAAAAATACAATTTCACCTTATTACCTGGTGCTCTAACTGATTTTTATGAAAAATCAAACGATACTTTACGCTATAAGCTAGACACAAAAAGCACTACTGAGTACGGAAATCTTAATGTCACTTTGGAAAATGTCAAACATTTTCCAGTACTAGTTGAATTGACTAATGCAAAAGGAGAAGTAATAACATCTCAATATACTGAAAGCAATCCTGTAATCACTTTTAGTCTATTAGAGCCCGCTTTGTTTTCACTAAGAGCTATTTACGACGAAAATAAAAACAAAACATACGATCCTGGAAATTTTTTAGAAAAAAAATATGCCGAAGAAGTTATTTATTTTTCAAAAGAAATAGATGTTCGAGCAAATTGGGATGTGGAACAACCTTTTGACTTAAGCATTCCGTACATTCCAGAGAAAAAACCAAAAAAGAAAACGGAGAAAAAGAAACCCTAA
- a CDS encoding fumarate reductase/succinate dehydrogenase flavoprotein subunit, protein MKLDSKIPEGHISQKWTDYKDHLKLVAPNNRPKIDIIVVGTGLAGASAAASFAEMGYNVKAFCYQDSPRRAHSIAAQGGINAAKNYQNDGDSTFRLFYDTIKGGDYRAREANVHRLAEVSGNIIDQCVAQGVPFARDYGGMLDNRSFGGTQVQRTFYAAGQTGQQLLLGAYSSLSRQIGLGKIDMYNRHEMLELVKVDGKARGIIARNLITGELERHSAHAVIIATGGYGNVYFLSTNAMGSNVTAGWKIHKQGALFANPCYVQIHPTCIPVHGTNQSKLTLMSESLRNSGRIWVPKKKEDAEAIRAGKMKPTQIAEEDRDYYLERKYPAFGNLVPRDVASRAGKEVCDEGRGIEANDTNEGVYLDFSTEIQSKGKQTAFAKGNHNPSQEEILTLGKKWLEEKYGNLFTMYQKITDENPYETPMKIYPAVHYTMGGVWVDYNLQSTIPGCFVAGEANFSDHGANRLGASALMQGLADGYFVLPYTVSNYLADDIRTGKISTDLPEFVAAENNVKEQINKFLSNNGTKTVDHFHKRLGHIMWNKVGMGRNEKGLTEAIAEIAALKEEFYKEVYVPGSSDELNPELEKALRVADFIELGQLMAMDALQRKESCGGHFREEYQDSEGETLRDDENFSFVGAWENKGYDVTKSELHKEELKYEFIKIAARNYK, encoded by the coding sequence ATGAAACTAGATTCTAAAATACCAGAAGGTCACATTTCACAAAAATGGACTGATTATAAAGATCACTTAAAGTTAGTTGCTCCAAACAACCGACCAAAAATAGATATTATCGTAGTAGGAACTGGATTGGCTGGTGCTTCGGCAGCAGCATCTTTTGCCGAAATGGGTTATAATGTAAAAGCATTTTGTTACCAAGATTCTCCACGTCGTGCGCACTCAATCGCAGCACAAGGAGGTATTAATGCTGCAAAAAATTATCAAAATGACGGAGATAGTACTTTCCGTTTGTTTTATGATACAATTAAAGGTGGAGATTACAGAGCACGTGAAGCAAACGTTCATCGTTTAGCGGAAGTTTCTGGAAATATCATCGACCAATGTGTGGCCCAAGGAGTTCCTTTTGCCCGTGATTATGGTGGAATGTTGGACAATCGTTCTTTTGGTGGTACACAAGTACAACGTACTTTTTATGCCGCTGGACAAACAGGACAACAATTATTATTAGGAGCTTATTCTTCTTTATCAAGACAAATCGGTTTAGGAAAAATCGATATGTACAACCGTCATGAAATGTTGGAATTGGTAAAAGTAGACGGAAAAGCTCGTGGAATCATTGCTCGTAATTTGATCACAGGTGAATTAGAAAGACATTCAGCACACGCCGTGATTATTGCTACTGGAGGATACGGAAACGTTTATTTTCTTTCTACTAATGCAATGGGATCGAATGTAACTGCTGGTTGGAAAATTCACAAACAAGGAGCTTTGTTCGCAAATCCTTGTTACGTACAGATTCACCCAACTTGTATTCCAGTTCACGGTACCAATCAATCTAAATTGACATTAATGTCTGAGTCGTTAAGAAACTCAGGACGTATTTGGGTTCCAAAGAAAAAAGAAGATGCAGAAGCGATTCGTGCTGGTAAAATGAAACCAACACAAATTGCGGAAGAAGATAGAGATTATTACTTAGAAAGAAAATATCCAGCATTTGGTAACTTAGTTCCTCGCGATGTGGCTTCAAGAGCAGGAAAAGAAGTTTGTGACGAAGGTCGCGGAATTGAGGCTAATGACACTAACGAAGGCGTTTACCTTGATTTCTCTACAGAGATTCAATCCAAAGGAAAACAAACGGCTTTCGCCAAAGGAAATCACAATCCTTCTCAAGAAGAAATTCTTACTTTAGGAAAAAAATGGTTGGAAGAAAAATACGGTAACTTGTTTACGATGTACCAAAAAATAACGGATGAGAATCCTTATGAAACTCCAATGAAAATTTACCCTGCAGTTCACTATACAATGGGTGGAGTTTGGGTTGATTATAACTTACAATCGACTATTCCAGGTTGTTTCGTTGCAGGAGAAGCTAACTTCTCTGACCACGGAGCGAACCGTTTAGGAGCTTCGGCCTTGATGCAAGGTTTGGCCGATGGATATTTTGTATTGCCTTACACCGTTTCTAATTATTTAGCTGATGATATTCGTACTGGAAAAATCTCTACAGATTTGCCAGAATTCGTAGCTGCCGAAAATAATGTAAAAGAGCAAATCAATAAATTCTTGTCTAACAATGGAACTAAAACTGTGGATCATTTCCACAAACGTTTAGGTCATATTATGTGGAATAAAGTAGGAATGGGGCGTAATGAAAAAGGTTTGACAGAAGCCATTGCCGAAATTGCTGCTTTAAAAGAAGAATTCTATAAAGAAGTTTATGTTCCTGGAAGTTCAGACGAATTGAATCCTGAATTAGAAAAAGCACTTCGTGTTGCCGATTTCATCGAATTAGGACAATTAATGGCTATGGATGCTTTGCAACGTAAAGAATCTTGTGGAGGTCACTTCCGTGAAGAATATCAAGATTCAGAAGGAGAAACACTTCGTGATGACGAAAACTTCTCGTTCGTAGGAGCTTGGGAAAACAAAGGATACGATGTTACAAAATCGGAACTTCACAAAGAAGAATTGAAATACGAGTTTATTAAAATCGCAGCTAGAAATTACAAATAA
- a CDS encoding amidohydrolase — MKVALVQSSIVWENPKSNRNFYEKKIHALTEQVDLIVLPEMFTTGFTMNPSAVAETMQGETMQWLQSLAKAKKCAITGSLIIKEGKNFFNRLVFIFPNGELQFYDKRHLFTLAGEDKVYTSGKEKLIVDYLGWKICPLVCYDLRFPVFARNTENYDLLLYVANWPKPRINAWDILIKARSVENMCYTIGVNRVGLDSNNLEYIGHSQVVDYLGNSILEPQESEAVFIVELNKDKMLETRKKLGFLNDLDSFEIKNL, encoded by the coding sequence ATGAAAGTAGCATTAGTTCAATCGTCAATTGTTTGGGAAAACCCAAAATCCAATCGTAATTTTTACGAGAAAAAAATCCATGCCCTTACGGAACAAGTAGATTTAATTGTTCTTCCCGAAATGTTTACTACTGGTTTTACAATGAATCCTTCTGCCGTTGCCGAAACAATGCAAGGGGAAACAATGCAATGGTTGCAATCTTTGGCGAAAGCCAAAAAATGTGCCATAACAGGAAGTTTGATTATTAAAGAAGGCAAAAATTTCTTTAATAGATTGGTTTTTATATTTCCAAATGGCGAGTTGCAGTTTTATGATAAACGACATTTGTTTACGCTTGCTGGAGAAGACAAAGTCTATACTTCTGGTAAAGAAAAATTAATTGTAGATTATTTAGGTTGGAAAATTTGTCCGCTGGTATGTTATGATTTGCGTTTTCCTGTTTTTGCTCGAAATACTGAAAATTATGATTTGCTATTATATGTTGCCAATTGGCCAAAGCCAAGAATTAATGCTTGGGATATTTTAATAAAAGCCAGATCTGTCGAAAACATGTGCTATACAATTGGAGTAAATAGAGTTGGTCTTGACAGTAATAATTTAGAATATATTGGACATTCGCAAGTTGTTGATTATCTTGGTAATTCTATTTTAGAACCTCAGGAATCAGAAGCCGTTTTTATAGTAGAATTAAACAAAGATAAAATGCTTGAAACCAGAAAAAAATTAGGTTTCCTAAACGATTTAGATTCTTTTGAAATAAAGAATTTATAG
- a CDS encoding succinate dehydrogenase/fumarate reductase iron-sulfur subunit, producing MSAAKNINISLQIWRQKNSKEKGKMETYKLNDVSTASSFLEMLDQLNEQLVNERKEPIAFDHDCREGICGMCSLYINGRAHGPDTGITTCQLHMRMFNDGDTIVIEPWRSAAFPVIKDLIVDRTSFDRIQQAGGFVSVNTSGNTIDANATPINKQDADKAFEAAACIGCGACVATCKNGSAMLFVGAKVSQYALLPQGRIEATDRVLNMVRQMDEEGFGNCTNTGACEVECPKGISLENIARMNREFLSASLK from the coding sequence ATGAGCGCAGCAAAAAATATAAATATAAGCCTTCAAATTTGGCGTCAAAAAAACTCAAAAGAAAAAGGAAAAATGGAAACATACAAATTGAACGATGTCTCTACGGCAAGTTCATTTTTGGAAATGTTAGACCAATTGAATGAACAATTAGTAAACGAAAGAAAAGAACCTATCGCATTTGACCACGACTGTCGTGAAGGGATTTGCGGAATGTGTTCATTGTATATCAACGGACGTGCACATGGACCTGATACTGGAATCACCACTTGTCAATTGCACATGAGAATGTTTAATGATGGAGATACAATCGTTATCGAGCCTTGGCGTTCGGCAGCTTTTCCTGTAATTAAAGATTTAATTGTAGACAGAACATCTTTTGATAGAATTCAACAAGCAGGAGGTTTCGTTTCTGTGAATACTTCTGGAAATACTATCGATGCGAATGCAACTCCAATTAATAAACAAGATGCTGATAAAGCTTTTGAAGCAGCAGCATGTATTGGTTGTGGTGCTTGTGTAGCAACTTGTAAAAATGGTTCAGCTATGTTATTCGTTGGGGCTAAAGTATCTCAATATGCTTTGTTGCCACAAGGTAGAATTGAAGCTACAGACCGTGTTTTGAATATGGTTCGTCAAATGGATGAAGAAGGTTTTGGTAACTGTACCAATACTGGTGCTTGTGAAGTAGAATGCCCAAAAGGAATTTCTTTGGAGAACATTGCTCGTATGAACAGAGAATTTTTATCTGCAAGTTTGAAATAA
- a CDS encoding succinate dehydrogenase cytochrome b subunit — MAKSTLLKSSIAKKVAMALSGLFLIMFLSLHFFINMVSVFSADAFNEMSHFMGYNPLIQFVMQPILIVGVVFHFVMGFVLELKNRSARPIAYAKYNGAANASWASRNMIISGLVVLAFLGLHFYDFWVHEMIYKYVEVNAIEESRYYTELVAKFESPIRTGLYSVAFLLLSVHLWHGFTSSLQSIGFDNKIGRSLHKICYAFAIIVPFGFIFIALFHHFNN; from the coding sequence ATGGCAAAATCTACATTATTAAAGTCATCCATTGCTAAAAAAGTTGCAATGGCTCTTTCTGGACTTTTTTTGATTATGTTTCTATCATTACATTTTTTTATTAACATGGTTTCGGTTTTTAGTGCTGATGCTTTCAACGAAATGTCTCATTTTATGGGGTATAATCCTTTAATCCAATTTGTTATGCAGCCTATTTTAATTGTAGGTGTTGTTTTTCACTTTGTTATGGGATTTGTTTTAGAGTTGAAAAACAGAAGTGCAAGACCAATTGCTTATGCAAAATACAATGGAGCTGCTAATGCATCATGGGCGTCAAGAAATATGATTATTTCAGGCTTAGTGGTTTTAGCATTTTTAGGATTACATTTTTATGATTTCTGGGTTCACGAAATGATTTACAAATATGTAGAGGTAAATGCTATCGAAGAATCAAGATATTATACAGAATTAGTTGCTAAATTTGAAAGCCCTATTCGTACAGGATTGTATAGTGTTGCGTTTTTATTATTATCAGTTCACTTGTGGCATGGATTTACATCCTCTTTACAATCAATTGGTTTCGATAATAAAATCGGAAGGTCGTTGCATAAAATATGTTATGCTTTTGCAATTATAGTTCCTTTTGGATTTATTTTCATTGCACTATTTCATCATTTTAATAATTAA
- a CDS encoding hydroxymethylglutaryl-CoA synthase family protein, with product MKIGIDAIAFDVAKIHLPIKTLAKARNIEPDKLEKGLGLIKMTLPDTHQDTVVFGANALTKLIVENDINLNEISRIYVGTESAIDSSKPIASYLINLIEQKFGEDLLSECDVVDFTFACIGGVDALQNCIDFVTLNPTKKAIVVTTDFAKYDLNSTGEYTQGAGALAMLISTNPRIIAFENNWATSTKGVFDFFKPYRTISKNELTGDENNLPWFENLESEIEIHKDQPVFDGQYSNQCYMDRTKAAYFSFKKIKNTSETVYNSWRSIIMHLPYSFQGRRMLSEIYALDASSKIISGDESISDYQNKLKEVSKSDDYRNFVNQKLQPAEIASSLIGNLYTGSIFMGLLSTLAHFYNTKAEISGEKFGFLAYGSGSKSKVFEGTIQPDWRTAIATVDLFETLEKSHEIDFETYEKLHKKEQKNSVQLPKNEWVLDRIEKESPNLIGARYYKWVD from the coding sequence ATGAAAATCGGAATTGACGCAATCGCTTTTGACGTTGCCAAAATACATTTACCTATAAAAACTTTGGCGAAAGCCCGAAATATAGAACCTGATAAACTAGAAAAAGGTTTAGGTTTAATCAAAATGACTTTGCCAGACACACACCAAGATACTGTTGTTTTTGGGGCCAATGCATTAACAAAGCTTATCGTTGAAAATGATATTAATTTAAACGAAATCTCAAGAATATATGTTGGAACTGAAAGTGCTATTGACAGCTCCAAACCTATAGCATCTTACTTGATTAACTTAATAGAACAAAAATTCGGAGAAGACCTTTTATCGGAATGCGACGTTGTTGACTTCACATTTGCCTGTATAGGAGGTGTTGATGCCCTACAAAATTGCATTGATTTTGTAACTTTAAACCCTACCAAAAAAGCAATTGTCGTTACTACTGACTTTGCAAAATACGACTTAAATTCTACAGGAGAATATACGCAAGGTGCTGGAGCGTTAGCCATGCTTATTAGTACAAATCCAAGAATCATTGCTTTTGAAAACAATTGGGCAACAAGCACTAAAGGAGTTTTTGATTTTTTCAAACCTTATCGTACGATTTCTAAAAACGAATTAACAGGCGATGAAAATAATTTACCTTGGTTTGAAAATTTAGAAAGTGAAATAGAAATCCACAAAGACCAACCTGTATTTGACGGACAATATTCAAATCAATGCTACATGGATAGAACCAAAGCAGCCTATTTTTCATTCAAGAAAATTAAAAATACATCCGAAACTGTTTATAATTCATGGAGAAGCATCATCATGCATTTGCCGTATTCTTTCCAAGGCAGACGCATGTTATCAGAGATTTACGCTCTAGATGCGAGTTCGAAAATTATTTCTGGTGATGAATCTATTTCTGATTATCAAAACAAACTGAAGGAAGTAAGTAAATCCGATGATTACAGAAATTTTGTTAATCAAAAACTACAGCCTGCCGAAATTGCTTCTTCTTTAATTGGAAACTTATACACTGGTTCTATTTTTATGGGATTGCTTTCAACATTAGCTCATTTTTATAATACAAAAGCTGAAATTTCGGGAGAAAAATTTGGATTTTTAGCTTACGGAAGCGGTTCAAAATCAAAGGTTTTTGAAGGTACAATACAACCTGATTGGAGAACCGCAATTGCTACTGTAGATTTATTTGAGACCTTAGAAAAAAGTCATGAAATCGATTTTGAAACCTATGAAAAACTTCATAAGAAAGAACAAAAGAATAGTGTTCAACTTCCAAAAAACGAATGGGTTTTAGACCGAATAGAAAAAGAAAGTCCAAACTTAATTGGAGCTAGATATTACAAGTGGGTTGATTAA